The window TGCTTTCGACACCTGAGCACACCGAGAATTTTTTCCGCCTGACGCCATAGAGAATACCAACTCGCTCCGCCTGGATACTCCGGCACCATCCACGCCGAGCTTAACTCGAACGCAACCCTGGCAGCGCTTCTCACCCCGGTCAGCGCCCAACCAGCCAACGCGTCATGCTGCGGTCACCGCCGAGGCGATTTTCAGACCGCCTGCGCAGCCGCCACACTGAAAGGTCATACCGATGGACATGCAATCCCGTATCCGCCAGCTGTTCCAGGCCAGCATCGACACCAAGCAGCAAGCCATGGAAGTGCTTACGCCGTTCATCGAGCAAGGTAGCCTGGTGATGGTCAATGCGCTGCTCAATGAAGGCAAGATTCTCAGCTGCGGCAATGGCGGCTCGGCCGGCGACGCCCAGCACTTCTCTTCGGAGCTGCTCAACCGCTTCGAGCGCGAGCGCCCCAGCCTGCCGGCCATCGCCCTGACCACCGACAGCTCGACCATCACCTCGATCGCCAACGACTACAGCTATAACGAGGTGTTTTCCAAGCAAATCCGCGCGCTCGGTCAGCCGGGCGACATCCTGCTGGCCATTTCCACCAGCGGCAACTCGGCCAACGTGATCCAGGCCATCCAGGCCGCTCACGACCGCGAGATGACCATCGTCGCCCTCACCGGCCGCGACGGCGGCGGCATGGCCTCGCTGCTGCTGCCGGAAGATGTCGAGATCCGCGTGCCATCCAAAGTAACCGCTCGCATCCAGGAAGTGCATCTGTTGGCGATTCACTGCCTGTGCGACCTCATCGATAGCCAACTGTTTGGGAGTGAAGAATGACCCGCAGCCTACCGATCCTCGCCGCCCTGACCCTCAGCCTGCTGTTGGGCGGCTGTGGCAATCGCAGCATTGGCAACAAGATCGACGACCA is drawn from Pseudomonas cavernae and contains these coding sequences:
- a CDS encoding phosphoheptose isomerase, whose amino-acid sequence is MDMQSRIRQLFQASIDTKQQAMEVLTPFIEQGSLVMVNALLNEGKILSCGNGGSAGDAQHFSSELLNRFERERPSLPAIALTTDSSTITSIANDYSYNEVFSKQIRALGQPGDILLAISTSGNSANVIQAIQAAHDREMTIVALTGRDGGGMASLLLPEDVEIRVPSKVTARIQEVHLLAIHCLCDLIDSQLFGSEE